AACTGTTTTTAACAGATCTGCGACGCGCCGGAGTCCTGTACAAACGGTAGCCGTAGACCCATGGCGGCATCAGGCCATCCAAATTAGGCCCAATAACATTTGCCACGGCAATCCAGGCAATCTGATCGCGAACTGCCAGCTCGAAAAACTGGCGCATGCGCGTATTTCCGTCTTTCGGTTTTTTGGGGATTGGCAGGAGGCGCAGCGCCGATGTCTTATATTCCCCAGAGAGAAAGTCGTGACGAAGGCGGTTCAGCTCTTCAACGAGCGACAGCTCGAACTCGGCAAATTCTAATTCGTCGCAAACATCATGAAGACCGTGCTTGTATTTCTTTGCCTTACGGAACGGGGAGAAAAGGTTGTCCCAGTCGGCGACTCTACCGCTCGTCGATTGCATTGCCGACCTTCAGACTGCTCCCGAGATGGCGCTCATCACCCGAGACGATTTATCACACGTCTCCAAGTTCAAGCAACGAAGGGTCCACCGCCGTTAACTCGAGAGCAAGAGGATATCAACAAGCCGGCGAAACTCGGAACGCTAAGCCGCGGCGAATGCTTCGCCGACGTCTGAATGAATTTAGACAGAATCAAGCGAGAGGATGAAGAAGGATATGCGCGGCTCCTCTTCCTTCTCAATCAATCGAGCGTTGAGAGTATGCACGGCCTTTGAACCTCGCTCTTCCCTCTGAGCTACCGATGCAAATCGTTAGCGTCGCCAAGGCAGGTGACAATCGTGCTTCGCGTTCATCGCGCATGTCGGGTTGCCGGGGAGTAAGATCGCCACGTTCCGCATAACCTTCGATAATCGCGGGTCAGCATGTGCCTCCCGCGTAATTTAATGAGGCGCCGTGCGCTCGAACCTAAGATTTTGTACTCGCTTCCAATATCCGCTCATCAGGAAACCGGAGACTTTTCCTTGCGGGTCGCGAGTGAAGCGAACGCGCCTGTCGCCACCGATAAACAAGTCGCTCGTCACAGGCGCGAGAGGTTGTCCGGCCAGCTTCAGAGCGCGCAGCAGGAGACCATTTCCCTCGACGGCCAAATAGTACGGGATGTCAAGCTCTCTGCTTGAATACTCACCCTCGAAATCACGCAGCTCTGCCGCGCTAGGATGGTATTCAGGAACTCGCCACCTTCGTGCGGAGCGGGCTGGCGCGCGCCGACTAGCTCAAAGCCAAAGCGCGATGCCATCGGGGAGCAAAACCCCGAACCACTGGCCGTTGGCTATAGTCTTACGGGCGGGAGAACTCCGTAGCGCCGATTCGTAGTCGGATCAATTTTGGCAGCCATCTCCCGAGCCGATGCCAACCACCGGCGGTACGCCCGAACCATCGCCGGACTCATCGGATCTATCAGTGGTGGATCGCCTTTGAGCCTGCCCTCCATCCATTCGACCCAGGCGCCCTCGGCTGACGTAATTTCGTTGGCCTGAGGATCGGGCGGTGTCAAAACCGAACCCACCCAGGCGTAGGCGCTGCGCATTCGGTGCGGCAGACTCGGCCCGACATGATCGGCGCCGCGCGCCACATGGTACTCGTGCGAGATATCGAGATCCCACAATACCCGGTGGAGAAACTCTGCGCCGTCGTGAAGGTTGAATACATCCTCGTCGCCAGCTTCGATATAGATCGCAAGACCGCTGGCGCGGATCGCGTCGGCGTTGGCAATCGCAAGATTGGCGGGATTATTGGCCTTGAAGAGCGCCGCGTCGCGATTCGAACCGACAAGCTGATCGGCGCTGGCATCGCCGCCCGACTTCAGGACCAGCGGGTAGAAGAAGTGGTTGCGCGCGGTGACGTCATTAAGCTGCAGCGCGGGATCAAGAGCCGGCTCGAGCGCGGCCACGGCCGCAAATCTATCGGGGTTCCGGAACGCAATTCTCAAACTGCCGTGGCCGCCCATCGACGTGCCCGAAATGACTGTCGAATTGCGATCGCCCCGAACGTTGTAGGTGCGGCGCAGATGCGCGATGAAATCCTGCGCGATAAAACTCTCCCAGCGGATTCTGCCGCCCGGGTGATCCAGATAAAAGCCCAACGGGCTGATGCCGGCCGAGGCGAGCACCAGCGGCGGCATCGCCCCACTTGCCCACAGTTCGTCGTAAATCGGCTTCGAATCGACAAGGTTCTGATGGCTCCCGCCGCCGCCATGCAAAACCAGGCACAGTGGCACCGGGCCACCTTGGTCGTAACCCGGCGGCAAAATGGCTGCATACGGCACTCCCTCCGGCGCGAAATCAACCGGCAGCTTTGATCTCTCAACGCGTGAGTTTGCCATGCTCCGACGATGCTCAGGATCAGAAGCCGTCGTCAAGGCTGAAGGCCTTGGTTTCCGGGTTCACTTGCAATTGTGACGTTACTTTCTCTGAACTCCCCAGTTGGGTTCATTCAAATGCAGAACGATCTGCAACCCACCGACTTGCGCGACTTCGGGTCCCAGGACCGCCAATCTCGGAAGTTGAATGTTCTTCGATTCAACTGCATCACGCTCAATAGTGGCCTTTGCTCGCCCCTGCGGATGCTTCCGTGCCTTCGTCGCGGCGACCTCTCAAATCATAGATATAGACGACCGAACGGAGCGCTGCCATTGGTACATATTGGTTAAATAGTACCGGACCGTCGCGGCGGTGAAACGCCGGTATTTCGCGCACTCGTGCGCGGAGATGCGAAACGAGTTTCAGGTGTGCGCAAAGCGCACCGGGTGGACGGCGGGCGGAGAGAATCCAGGCCACATCCGCCGCGAAGCCAGCAATTGATGATTCTCCGGTACGCTTTGAATGCGCGGAAGCCGCGCACACGCGCGGATTTCGCGCACATCTGCGGAGAATGCCCTACGTCGAGGACTGACTGGCGGATGACGCAGTCTGCTGCGAACTGCTCTCCGCAACGAATCCCTGATCACTAGCAGGTTGCGGAAAAAGTGTTTTTAACCCCTGACAACATTGATCCAAGACGCACTCTCGCAATCGTAGTAATGCTTACTCTTCGCCGAAATCGTCTTTCGCCGGGTTTTTCCGCAACCTGCTAGGGAAAATACAGGGTATTTCTCAGATTTTGGGCCTAGATAGGACCGTCCAACCGAAAAAAGACCGCGTATATGCGATGCAATTTCTGAGAATTCCGTAGAAATCTTAACAGGGATGTTAATTGATCGGATCAAGGAATTAAATGTCCCTGTTCCCCTTCCGAACAGGGAATTTGATCGTTTTTATCCCCTCTGCCTTTTTCAAAGGAAAAGGGCAAGCCACCGAGATAAAAAGGATTGAATCTTGATCCACAGCCTGAGAAGACCTTCGTCTCGCTCGACTTTTGCCTCACCACTGAATTGTCGTTGATCGTAAGGCGTCCGTTCTGCTGGGTGGGTGCAGTGGGCATATACCTCAAGGCGAACTGACACTTGCCTTCGGCGGGAACGCTGGCACCAGCACGGCAGGGTGCTTGAGGCGGCATCCACGGTGAATGATCCGGTGACGGTCCCGGCTATCGATCCAAGATCGGTGCGTCTTGCCGGCGGTCGCCAAGAAATTTCATTGAGGCGCAGCCCTGGGTAGGGTATCGACTGTTCAGTGGGCCGCGTTGACCACCGCTTGCAGCGTGAACATGGTTTTGCTCGCTGCGCCCATGTTGATGTACCAGGTTTCCTTCTCGGTGGTATCTGGAGACGGCAGGAAGCAAGTTTCGGCCAGGCCGGATTGTACGTCGGTCGTGGTCTCGGCGATCTCAAAGAGGCGCTTGAACGGATAGATAGCGATCCGCGCGTCGGGGACCGGGCGATCGCGATAGGTCAGCCAGTTCGCGAAGCTTTTGTAGAGCTCGCCCTTGCGGCTGTATGCGTCATGAGCCAGCACCACCCATCCTTCGGCGTCGATATAAACGATGTGCTTTGAGTAGAGCTCCTCGGGGACGCGGCTGCGGCGCGGGGTGCCTTCGACAA
This region of Candidatus Binatus sp. genomic DNA includes:
- a CDS encoding alpha/beta hydrolase family protein, with protein sequence MANSRVERSKLPVDFAPEGVPYAAILPPGYDQGGPVPLCLVLHGGGGSHQNLVDSKPIYDELWASGAMPPLVLASAGISPLGFYLDHPGGRIRWESFIAQDFIAHLRRTYNVRGDRNSTVISGTSMGGHGSLRIAFRNPDRFAAVAALEPALDPALQLNDVTARNHFFYPLVLKSGGDASADQLVGSNRDAALFKANNPANLAIANADAIRASGLAIYIEAGDEDVFNLHDGAEFLHRVLWDLDISHEYHVARGADHVGPSLPHRMRSAYAWVGSVLTPPDPQANEITSAEGAWVEWMEGRLKGDPPLIDPMSPAMVRAYRRWLASAREMAAKIDPTTNRRYGVLPPVRL